Proteins encoded together in one Pelagicoccus albus window:
- a CDS encoding sulfatase-like hydrolase/transferase → MKKAGICGMSALGAISNPDVCVVLTTQWRASAFGFAGDPNARTICLDDLAEESRWIRQAVTPHPFGVFARAAFLTGLRSPKNGIENYFDPLPAKSRSLAAAFEVAGYETAFFGKWQLYERDPLAPVVGEAHARVVVPENRRLGFGLWEGFESGFLLNDPLLHGTGIPQPKRFEGYQSDVVIDRFLEFRRRRTSRKPLFSVISLDSPHPPYAAPAAGIKPLDPDSIRLLRGTTSDPDLRATARRELSGYYSHIEATDRSIGRLVDFERKFGCWNDSIFAFSSVHGDMHGVDGKFRKGWPDEEAVRIPMLIKGAGIGVDDDLLMSLVDLGPTLLGLAGVDSAWGGDGSNLASCLLGGDPGPPQQEISMPSVPPFAKQCAYVWNANRTPERTEVFPKDDEPYTLEHLGNWEFEA, encoded by the coding sequence GTGAAAAAGGCAGGAATCTGCGGCATGTCGGCCTTGGGAGCTATATCGAATCCAGACGTTTGCGTGGTGCTCACGACTCAGTGGCGCGCTTCCGCCTTTGGGTTCGCGGGCGATCCTAATGCTAGAACAATCTGTCTAGATGATTTGGCCGAAGAGTCGCGGTGGATTCGTCAGGCGGTGACGCCTCACCCTTTTGGCGTTTTTGCGAGAGCAGCCTTTTTGACCGGGCTGCGTTCTCCAAAAAACGGAATCGAAAATTACTTTGATCCTTTGCCAGCGAAGAGTCGAAGCTTGGCAGCTGCATTTGAGGTGGCCGGCTATGAGACCGCTTTTTTCGGAAAATGGCAGCTTTATGAGAGAGACCCGCTGGCCCCTGTCGTCGGAGAGGCGCACGCGAGAGTCGTTGTTCCGGAGAATCGCCGGCTTGGTTTTGGGCTTTGGGAAGGCTTCGAGTCTGGATTTTTGCTGAATGATCCGCTTCTTCACGGGACCGGCATCCCTCAACCAAAGCGTTTCGAAGGATACCAAAGCGATGTCGTTATCGATCGCTTTTTGGAGTTTCGTCGCCGTCGGACTTCTCGGAAACCGCTTTTTTCCGTTATCAGCCTGGATTCGCCTCATCCGCCTTACGCAGCGCCTGCAGCGGGGATAAAACCCTTGGATCCCGATTCCATTCGCTTGTTGAGAGGCACCACAAGTGATCCTGATTTGAGGGCAACGGCGAGGAGAGAGCTCTCTGGCTACTACTCTCACATCGAGGCGACAGACCGTTCCATTGGCCGGCTGGTCGATTTCGAGAGGAAATTTGGCTGCTGGAATGACAGTATATTCGCTTTCAGCTCGGTGCATGGAGATATGCATGGAGTGGATGGGAAGTTCAGAAAGGGATGGCCGGATGAAGAGGCGGTTCGTATCCCGATGTTGATCAAAGGTGCTGGGATTGGCGTGGACGATGATTTACTCATGTCTTTGGTCGACCTCGGGCCAACTTTGCTCGGCTTGGCAGGCGTTGATTCCGCTTGGGGAGGGGATGGATCAAACTTGGCTTCTTGCCTTTTAGGTGGAGACCCCGGTCCTCCTCAGCAGGAGATCTCCATGCCAAGCGTGCCCCCGTTTGCCAAGCAGTGTGCGTATGTTTGGAACGCCAATCGCACTCCCGAGCGGACCGAAGTTTTCCCGAAAGACGACGAGCCTTACACTTTGGAGCATCTCGGAAATTGGGAATTTGAGGCCTAG